Within Deinococcota bacterium, the genomic segment GAGATCACCGCACCCGACGGCCAAGCGACCCACAGCTTTACCCTCCGGCCCCAGTACGGCAAGCCGGGCTACTACACCGACGAGATCATGCTGAGCGAACCCGGCGACTACACGATACGCATCTTCGGCTTTATCGGCGAGGTGGCGTTCGACGAAACCTTTACCACCCACGGCGTGAGAGCGCTGGCGGAGATCAGCTTCCCGTAATGTTTCGTCTAGCCTTGTGGCTCGCTGCCCTGACTCTGGTCGGGGCAGCCCACGCCCACGCCTACTTAAACGCCTCCACGCCTGTAGAGAACAGCGTGGTCGCCGAACTTCAAGAGGTCCAACTCGTCTATAGCGAGCCCGTCGAGATTCGCTTCAGCCTCTTTAAGGTCTACCCGCTCGAGCTAGGGGAAGCGGCACCCGCTGACCTGAGCGCCGTTTCAGACGACGAGCTGCGGCGGGTAAGCGGCCTCGCGGGCGCGCTCGTCTCCGAGGTCTTAGAGCTACGCGGCGACGAGGAGGCTCGAGCCGACAGCGGCGTCACCACCGCCGAGCGCACCAGCCAGGAGCTGGCGCTGGGGCTCAAAGAGACCCTGGAACCCGGCGCCTATGTCGTCATGTGGAGGGTGCTCTCCATCGACACCCACACCACTCAGGGCTTTTTTGTCTTCTTCTACCAGCCTGACGCCGCGGGCTAACGCTTAACCCGTGGCAGCCGCTCTTAAGGCCGGCCTCTTTATCGGCGCGGTGTTGCTCCTGGGGGCCGGCCTCTTCTCCCGCTGGGTCGGCCCGGAACTCCTCCATCACAAGAGCAAAAGACGGCTGTGGTGGGGTCTGCTGGCGGGGGCGCTGGTGCTGCTCACGGCCGGTCTGGTCGAAGTCGTCATAACGGTCAACCGGGCTGTCGGCGGCTTCTATCCCGACCTCGCCCTAGACTACCTCCTCTACACCCGCCACGGCCAAGCCACCCTCGCCCGCAGCGGGCTCACCGTCTTGCTTCTGGCGCTAGGACTGGGTGGCCGCCTGCCCGGCACCCTTGATCGCCTGGGCTACGCCCTCTTTGGCCTCGGGGTGCTGGCCAGCCTGAGCATGGTGAGCCACGGCGGCGCGATGGGCCCTTTGCCCCTCCTGGGCGACCTGGCCCACCTCGTCGGCGCGACCCTCTGGGCCGGTGCGGTCGTCTACGTTGCCTGGGCACCGAGCTGGGCGGAAACGAAGGAGGCGCTCGAGGTCGCGGTGTCGAGAGTCTCGAGCCTCGGCGTTTTTGGCGTTGCCGTCTTGACGCTGACGGGCATGTACGCTTCCCTTTTGCACCTTTACGGCCTGAGCGCCCTCACCGAAACGACCTACGGCTGGACGCTCACCGTCAAGATTTTACTGGTGCTGGTCATTTTGGGCATCGCCGCCGCCAACCGCTGGCTGCTCATGCCCAAGCTCGCCCGGGGCCGGAGTTCGGGCTTACGGCGGCTGGTCCGCCTCGAGTCGGTGCTGCTCATGGGCGTTCTCAGCGTGACCGGCGTGTTGGCGACGCGGGAGCCTCCTCACCGGCACGACGCCATGGACCACGCCCTGCACCAAAGCAT encodes:
- a CDS encoding copper resistance protein CopC, with product MFRLALWLAALTLVGAAHAHAYLNASTPVENSVVAELQEVQLVYSEPVEIRFSLFKVYPLELGEAAPADLSAVSDDELRRVSGLAGALVSEVLELRGDEEARADSGVTTAERTSQELALGLKETLEPGAYVVMWRVLSIDTHTTQGFFVFFYQPDAAG
- a CDS encoding copper resistance D family protein, producing the protein MAAALKAGLFIGAVLLLGAGLFSRWVGPELLHHKSKRRLWWGLLAGALVLLTAGLVEVVITVNRAVGGFYPDLALDYLLYTRHGQATLARSGLTVLLLALGLGGRLPGTLDRLGYALFGLGVLASLSMVSHGGAMGPLPLLGDLAHLVGATLWAGAVVYVAWAPSWAETKEALEVAVSRVSSLGVFGVAVLTLTGMYASLLHLYGLSALTETTYGWTLTVKILLVLVILGIAAANRWLLMPKLARGRSSGLRRLVRLESVLLMGVLSVTGVLATREPPHRHDAMDHALHQSMTPPPGHEDHTPAATPSGANTWALASGPVTVTPLLPLEGPLTLVLSPAGTAEDDVTFTVLSPDGTRYPLRAERVPTHHGQNELWLELPALQSGLWQLLAEDEAFLFTVYESALEGGGTFTAVFLPTPSLAGGGRSEVFVHAYEGDQSDARPLFIAYRMPGMAHAGDDERFELESDTRHHDARAFARHASLSFPMVGRWEVTLLFEGDEEQAHAFKLEVTGE